Part of the Sander lucioperca isolate FBNREF2018 chromosome 1, SLUC_FBN_1.2, whole genome shotgun sequence genome is shown below.
caatctccctcggactggggctccatgcaagatctcacctcgtggggtctcagtgatcctaagaaaggtgagaaatcagcccagaactacacgggaggagctggtcaatgacctgaaaagagctgggaccaccgtttccaaggttactgttggtaatacactaagacgtcatggtttgaaatcatgcatggcacggaaggttcccctgctcaaaccagcacatgtcaaggcccgtcttaagttcgccaatgaccatttggatgatccagaggagtcatgggagaaagtcatgtggtcagatgagaccaaaatagaactttttggtcataattccactaaccgtgtttggaggaagaagaatgatgagtaccatcccaagaacaccatccctactgtgaagcatgggggtggtagcatcatgctttgggggtgtttttctgcacatgggacagggcgactgcactgtattaaggagaggatgaccggggagattttggggaacaacctccttccctcagttagagcattgaagatgggtcgaggctgggtcttccaacatgacaatgacccgaagcacacagccaggataaccaaggagtggaagcatatcaaggttctggcgtggcctagccagtctccagacctaaacccaatagagaacactccgtgtttctcagcgacagcccagaaacctgactgatctagagaagatctgtgtggaggagtgggccaaaatccctcctgcagtgtgtgcaaacctggtgaaaaactacaggaaacatttgacctctgtaattgcgaacaaaggctactgtaccaaatattaacattgattttctcaggtgttcaaatacttatttgcagctgtatcatacaaataaatagttaaaaaatcatacattgtgatttctggattttttttttttttttggattatgtctctcacagtggacatgcacctacgatgacaatttcagacccctccatgatttctaagtgggagaacttgcaaaatagcagggtgttcaaatacttattttcctcactgtgtgtgtgtgtgtatatatatatatatatatatatatatatatatatatatatatatatatatatatatatatatatatgtgtgtttatatatacacacacacacaagctttaCACATTCACGTAAAATACACATTAACCCAAACTTAAAAGATGTATAATATCTATAACTTAACCAATTACTACTTTTTATCTTTAAGCAAAGAATGTTgtcagagagaagaaaagactAAAAGCTCACCTGTCATCAGAGCTATCATGTACGCCACCAGCTTGTGGAAACTCAGATTTTTATCCAATTGTTTCCTCATTGTTCTGCCGCAACactttaaagaaagaaagatcaAAAGTGCAAAgttgaaacaaaaaaagacaaagagcaTCTTTCCAAAGCTGGTTCTGAAACCTACCTGACAAGTCTtttgagggagagagggatcaGGGTGAATTGTCCAGTTTTTGGTTGGAATTTGGAGTCAGAtatgctgttaaaacataaagcTAATACTCCTCTTTGTTTTGCCAATTTAATGTGTTGTAATAGCACAACGTTGCCCAAAGAACTGTTATAATTAGTGTAAAATCCTTAGTGGAAATTATAATAACTATTTGTATACCGAGATGCAGCCCACACTCCTTAGCAAAACATTATCAACAAAGCAAGGAGCAGAGGACTGAAAAACATGGAATAAAATGCGTGACAACATTAAAGTATATAAATACCAAgagaataaaattaaaagaaaaaactgaCGTGATTTACAGCAGTCAAACTAGAAAGCAGGAAAATACTCACACCATAAAAAGATAATGACAGTGCCTTGGTGCACCTCGCCCTGTTGTGAcatctcgtgtgtgtgtgtgtgtgtgtgtgtgtgttttaatgaggaatataaaaaaaaacttcacatGGAGCTTCAAAACACCAAAATACGACTTTTCACATTGAAAAAACTAAATACTTTGGTTGACTATAAAGTTATTCAACAAAACACGAGTTTGTTTcacctttgtttgttttttaaatacgGTAGgctaatggtaacacaaaggtAATGTCAAAAAGAAAGGGTAGGTTCCCCTGAATCATATGATATATAACACTTGATactgactgaaaaaaaacaggcaaaaTATAAAACTATGTCCAGGCCTTTCTTTGTCTATGTAAGCTTATTGAACATCCTGATCTTACCACGAAGGAGCCTCGGAGCAGTGACAGCAGGTTCCTGCACACCGGGAGGAGGATCAGCATGCAGTTAAAGTTGAGGACAGCAGCAGGAGCTCTGGCCCAGGGCAAGGCAGACTGgaataatatatatgtacatatgagTCTGTAATTAGAATAGTTAAACAAGCATGTTTTTAAAAGCTGACGTCTATTCTCTTTACTCACCCCTAACAGATGACGTGTGTAGAAAAAGTCATCACCCAAATCGTATAATTGGTAAAACCAGACAAAAAGGAAGAGGTTGATGCCCATCCAGACCACCTGTGAACACAGCCAGGATCCATCAAAAAAGTAGCGCAGTTTTTCAGTAAAAATTATATCGTTTAATTTTATATTGAAAATGAAGGACTTTGGAGTCTGGACACTGACATTcatgtttgcttgttttttgGATACTTGGCACAAAAGCTGATTGTgtgattttgaaaaatgtaatttcaaagtgtgaataaaaaaaaacaaaaaacactcacCAGTATGAAGGATGTAAGTCCATTGTTAATAATCCAGTTACCCATGTTGAGCTCTTTATCTCGACTCAGTAACAGCAGCTACCCTGCATATTCACTCTGTCTGCGCTTTTATCTTTGACGCTCCTGTCCCgactcctccctcctctgtaGGTGCAATAGTGATGAGACACAAGGAAACAAAACTTCGCATCTGAAAATGTATtgttgaggaggagaggtttCCCTCCTGGAGCTGCATGACCCCATTTGTATCTGCTGAAAACCTGTTGAGGAAACAAGTATGGACGGCAGGAATGAGGAAGTATTTGTTACAGCATACTGGAAGTTCTACTTTGCTGGACGGTGAAGCAATTAGTTTTATTGGACAAATAAAGTTCCTGGTGTGTGTGACAAGGAGTAAGTAGTCATGAATGAAGTCAAAAACTAAGGCAAGAATGAATGTGTCGACGTTAGATTATTTTATTCAAGTTTCAAGTAAAACAAGGCACTGAACGAACAGACCAgacaaatcataaaaaatgagCAAACTGTGAAAGCACATTGATAAAGTGTAAGTCTGGTTAATGCATCATCATCACCTGCAAGCTTTATTTTAAAAGACACACATCTGATATTCCATAAAGTCTTTTTCAACAGAATATTTTCATCATTCGacatattttgtgtatttttgttaAACTAAAACCTGTTTTTCCAGGAAACCAGACTGAACAGTGAACACAAAGCATTCATGATAGCATGACGTATGTAGCTGGATATGAGGAAGATGAATTCTTTTGACCTTTACTTGCCaccctgttgttgttttttgttgtgtCTGTTTAGTGCAGATGCAAACGTGGGGGCGTTCAACCCTGAGAGGAAGTAACTGGGGATGTCCTGCTCAGGCTTTCGGACACACTTGGCACATTTCCCGCACACCTGGCTCAGGCCTGTACATGACCCAATGCTGCTCACTCAACGCAGCCTTTGTGCATCGCTGCATATCTCGACATGCTACATTCTTTGGTGTGCTGGGGCCTCGCTGTAGCCCAAGTGATCGTAATCACCCTCGATAAAGACATCAGGAGTTAACCTGAATCCCTCTCGCATGCATGAATTAGTAGTTAGCATAAGTTTTGTGCACTAAAGAGATAAAAGTTTGTTCTCCAACACATCACCCACGCTAactcaaaaacacaaatcatTCTGGTTTTTGTGTTAAAATACTTGAGGTCTCGTTCAGTGGTGCAGCCTGCAGTGCCAGCTGAGATGCATTTTTTTGCATTAGAGAACTTTAATTCCCCACAAAGCCCTTCTCAGGCTGCTTCCATCATGTCTTCAACAATAGCCGTCTCCCGCTCTCCCAGCTGACTGGTGAGGTCCAGGGGTTGGGAGTTTCGGGGGTCCAGCAGCTCCAGTGGCTCCTCCTGCACCAGCACCATGGTGGCAGCGGTGGAATACGAGGGCGGCAGCTTCCCTCGTCGACCTCTCGCTTCCCTTCGTCGTGTACGGCAGCAGATGCAGTGCAGGCAGTCGTGCACGTTGTACTTGAAGAGGCGTCTGCATGGGTGGCAGAACTGGTAGAAGAGCAGCATGAAGAGCACGGCCAAGCTGTAGCAGATCAGCAGCTGGACGGCCAGCAGCGGCGCACACACGTACTCGTAGAAGTCCGACTTGAAGAAGTACCAGAGCGTGATGAGGAGGAAGTTCTCAACAAAGCGGCCGCTGTAGTACATGGCCAGGCGGCCCCAGCGCTGCTTCCTCTCGATGAGCTCTCGATGCGAGAGGTCCAGCTGCACCGCCGACCAGCAGAAGATGTTAATGCAGGCGTAGAGCAACGTAAACATGCACAGCACCACTGTGGTGCCGAGCTTAGAGAAGTTTTTCTCCACGTCCTGAGTCAGCGAGCCTTTCCTGGCCCAAAACTCAACCCaggggaggaagaagaagaagagcaggTTACACATGCCGACGAGGATCACCCAGTGTGTGAGCGCTGTGCTGAAGAGGACCAGAGCGGTGATCCGGGCGGCAATCTCCAGCCCTCTCCACACGATCATGGACACGTAGGCAAAAGGGCGCAAGCGCACCTTGTAGTCGTCGTATCTGATCTGGATGGCCAGAACGCTGCACACAAGAGCCCCGTACGTGATGGAGATCAGGGTGATGATCATCAGAGCCACTGTGAAAACAAGCACAAGTCATCTGTTACACTTAAATCAACAGCGCTCACATCTCTGCAAAATCTATCTTCTTTCACGGTCTCAAGCACAGAGAACTTCTCATATTATCaactagagacagacagacagacagagagagagagagagggatgtaTATATAGAAATTAAAACGGATGAAACTCTTCAACCAcgttatgagtgttggcgttgcacagtttgtccaccagagggcactctcaacacattttctttttaagtttcatattttatgtttgtatttttatacattttatttatcagaactttcaTATAtatttgatgttcctctgttctgttgtgacaataaaacaaacaagtttatttttaaacacctattatcatattattttagtgaggacttataaataactacaaataactaatgttagggaaatctgttggATTTTCGGTCGGGCTCTATTATCAACGTAAAGTCATCATGATTCAATATATACTCCAATGTATTCCCTTACAGAAAGTCTAATATAGAATGAAAGTCATATTCctgaaaaaataaatctaatGTAAAACCTCTGTATGAAATAGGGAATGCAAAAAAACATGTGTTTTCAATCTCTCTCAGTCTCGTATGGTACACACACTACTTGCTCGGTccaacactttggtccagactgaattaATTCTACAACTACGTGAAGTATTGCCTTCAAATGTCATACAGACATTGATGTCCCTCTAAGGATGAATTTGATGATCCCTTCatttttcctctagtgccatcatcaggtgacattttgaattgtcCAATACTTAATAGGCCCCTTTGAggtgagccaggtctgcgcagaatcgatcaccggcgatcgccgcccgttgcatgccggttagatttgtgtccgacttgatcccgacttgctctgacgtcatacacacgtgggcaacgatgacctcacgagatcaagatGGCTGCAGGTTTGAGACGCatgcagcgcagttgcttttcaccgaccgcaagacccagggcatgctgggaaacgcctggctctcagctgatctaacagctgattggttcagaatcgactcaacataatgacttttatataaactttttattgtttttgaatctGAGGGATTTTAATtgccatttgtctgatttaaaggcttattctgtacagaacacgtgtggctgatagtgacgTTTAGAAATCAAGAGACTAAATCCGTTCTGATTatggatcatctacagtctgtttatTGACATCAGCAACAGGTTGCATATAGAGCatttttgacagctactctgtcttaATAAATACAACTGGAGaatgtgtacaagctgatatatgggtctgataaccctttattaaatcggaatcggacctaacaggatgtgagtgtttctgtgacttcctgttcagcatGAAGACTGCTGgaaacggctggaaactgtccgactttaCCGCAGCTTTTTGTCACCGCCtcctgctgctgccgcctgctctcgtccactttacaggcgaggcgcagttcatctcgaacgagcctattattacaccaaatacctgcaaaactaatgacactcccatcagcctcagctgtactgtgTTTAATGCTATTTAgcaaatgctagcatgctaacatgctaaaataTGATTGCGAATATGgcaaacattatacctgcttaacATTAGCACTTCGCTCTAAGCACTGCTGTATCTATACTGTATAATAGTATAATACAGCTTTAACACAACATCCACTGACTTTTACTAGTGTTTCAGTTTGCACAAATCTTCAGCTTTTTTTATCCAATATCTTTAATAAACAAAACCATTTCCTTATACACTGGCTTCTTAAAAACTGTGGAGAGAAATAAGGAAAAGAAAGAGCTTACTAGGTTAAATGaggttatttaaaatattcaccCTTACTTGACTGCATTTACATACATTAACACTGGCAGTGACATTTAATTTTATGTGTACAATATTGTAATTTAAGGTGATGAGTCATCGTCTTAAAAGAGTTGCCAAACTCAAATCATGTCATCATTTTAAGAGGTATTTCAACCTTGCCAAGAATAAAAATCAGAGTGCAACACTGTAGTGATTTTTAAGATAATCATATAGTGGAACAGTAGCATGACCCCGCCGTTCTTACATCTTGCAGGGAGGATGTATTTCTCCTGGATGGTGGCATACAGCTGGAGCGTCAGTTGAGGCGCAGAGCCTAGAAAAGCCTGGATGACCGCGGTGCGTTTGAAGGCGTTTCTGTGGGTGGCCAGGTTGCGCTCCGATTGGCCGATTTCCCACTCCATGGGCATCCCCTGTCCCTTCTTCAGACTGATCTTCCTGGAGATGGTGACGTAAGGCTCCTCCTTTTTACCCGCCTTGAAATAAACCACCAGAGCCTCGAAACACCTGAGGACGAAATGAAAGTGACTGAGAGTGGAGTAATATTTTCACACCAACAGAGGGCAGTGCGATGTTATGTTTAAGTTACCACAATGGGACATTATGTCTTGTGTTTTAACATCCACATTTAATTATCATAGTGTGAATAAGTAAGGGCAATAAAAGCTATTAAGCAAAAACATGAGTAGAATAAAGAAAAGTATCAGAGGTTATTAACAGGAATTTAAAATAAGATATACACATAACACTGATCTTAGACGTGTTATCTCATGTTAGGGATCCATCATAAATACACCTATCTTTGTAAATCACAGCTAAACAACTACAAGCACATCACTGAGAAACCACCAGAGGGCAGgcagaagaaagaaaacagtTACCAGAGTTCCTGAATGGATCAACTGAAAATCTCTGGGTGTGGTTCTCTTAACGTTTACAAGGTAAAGACTTTCTGTGTTCAGCCTCAGGTGCCACATGTTTTTCCACTGCGAGAGGTTTCTGTGCAGACTGCAAACTTTAAAGAAAGTATTTGAATCTTCCACAAACAAATAGATTTCtatcaaatgtaattttttctacaattaaaatatatatattacagttTTACTTCCAGACTGGTTTTTGGAGGCCCAAAGGacaaacattataaaaaaaacaaattaaaaaccaAATGTTCAAGCTGCAACAAGGACACTACCTAAACAGTAGTGTCAAGGTTTCCACCTGCCAACAACACAATGTCAGCATTATAATCCCTAAGTAACACTTGTAAAATGACCTGGAACTCACAGTGCAGCACAGCTACATTCAACACACAAACCTCACCCTCTGGAATGTTATCTTTTGCTCCAAAATGTCCAACTTTGGATATGAGACTTTAATCCCACACAAATCTATTTCTTCATGGTTCAACTATGTGCTGTCCGGAACACTACAGAATCAGCAGTCTGACATTTCCAGCGACTGTTGCTTCAGCTGCTGCTAGTGGGGAAACTGTACTCTTTACTTACAGTGCAAATGTGGCACAGTGCCAAGCTTCCACACTCGTCCCTGAACTGTGTTTGATCCCAAACGTTAGAGGCTTGCATGGGGAAATCATGTCGTTATCTGGAAGcacgctctctctcacacacacacacacacacacacacacacacacacacacacacacacacacacacacttctgcttTAGGGTACAAGGTCTACGATCGAGAAACAGCGAAGGCCCAAACACCTGATTTACTGACATCCTTTCCCTGTAAATCTGGCAGCAAAGTGGGGCTGAGGATGCAATGTGAGGGTACTGAACTCCAGCCAGAATGCACTTAGGATTCAGAGGCAGATTGAGAGGCAGACTAAATTTCACTAAGGGAGGGGAAAAAGAAACAGCAGGCCTGATGAATGCATTAGCCAGGAGAATCAATATGCTGACTTCCGAGGCAGCAACTTATGGATTTATTAAAAAGGAAACACACAGGCTACTGCTCTGTATTTGCAGTCTAACCATGCAATATGTTCCCTCAACATGTGAATACAGCATTATGGTGTGACAAATACCACTCAAATGAAGAGGAACTGGCTTTAAAAAGAAGTCAAACGACTCCTGTGGCAACTGAAATACTGATGTTTTCTGACATAAGGGTGGCAGAGCATTCAGGAAATGTAGAACGTCTTTCAACTTTAGCAAGATCCTCTTGTTTTGGTCACTTGGGATTACCTCATCAGGCTTGACGCGTTCACACTAACACAGCCACATCAGACTGCGGAGAGACggtgaaacacagacacaaaaccaAAAGCTCTACATGCTGAGACTGGTCAAAGTTAAGAGTAGTAGGACTAGTTTCTGTCCCTGCTTGAGGAGCAGGATCATAAGGAGACAAGTCAAGACAAGTCAAGACGACAAGCAGCAAATAACCCAACCCCCTCCTTAAAGTTGCCATATTGACTGTGTGGACAGTGTGTCTCATTATCTTCTGTTAGATTCCAAAGCAACTAAAACAAGGCtcttaaaaaaagtttatatgCGGTTATGTGTAATCATTGTGACTTGCTCATGATAGCAGACATGGTACGTTTGACTGTTCAGCCACAAGATCAGCAGATTACACCATCCCTGAGTCACACAGGAAACCTCCCATCTGAGCCAAGAGGGAGCAGAGGTGATTTGTTTACAGCAGCACAGCGTGGAATGATAAGAGCTTGAAATAAAACTGAAATTAAAAGTTGTGTAATGGCAATCCCAGTATTTGTTTTCGGGCTTCACTGCCGCATTAGAAGCATCAGAGACGTCACAGCTCAGGGTAATAGATgataactgcaaaaaaaaaagcgttCATAAAGCTCAAATTAGAGATGCAGGCTCACTTTGATATTGTAAATGTTTCATGGTCATGGCGGTCTAAAAATCACTGACATGAGCAAAGCATTCTTAGGCGGAGCAAAGACGCATTCAGGATCATAAACACGTTTGTGTAGCTAACAGAGAACAGCTACTTTTGGTTTTTAGCAGCTTACTTTTTTTCCTATGGGACAATCCTAGAtagtttttagccatgctagcagctatgGGTGGCAGTGCCTGGCTGGCAGGTAACTCGGTACAGACCGAAATATCCAAACAACTACTGGATAGGTTGTCataacattttgtacagacgtTGATGGcctccagaggatgaatcctctgggctttggtgatccccttacttacttacttcccTCTAGCACCACCAACAGGTCAAA
Proteins encoded:
- the xkrx gene encoding XK-related protein 2 produces the protein MMCEVAMEEQEREISDIEPQECSKVAENGVLLVVNHSRIQPPFSVVLATVLYCAEFVSAAVLCSMYHKTDDDIWMGTTIAFMLLPAVIIQLALTFIHRDLGRDRPLVLFLHLLMLGPVIRCFEALVVYFKAGKKEEPYVTISRKISLKKGQGMPMEWEIGQSERNLATHRNAFKRTAVIQAFLGSAPQLTLQLYATIQEKYILPARLALMIITLISITYGALVCSVLAIQIRYDDYKVRLRPFAYVSMIVWRGLEIAARITALVLFSTALTHWVILVGMCNLLFFFFLPWVEFWARKGSLTQDVEKNFSKLGTTVVLCMFTLLYACINIFCWSAVQLDLSHRELIERKQRWGRLAMYYSGRFVENFLLITLWYFFKSDFYEYVCAPLLAVQLLICYSLAVLFMLLFYQFCHPCRRLFKYNVHDCLHCICCRTRRREARGRRGKLPPSYSTAATMVLVQEEPLELLDPRNSQPLDLTSQLGERETAIVEDMMEAA